A window from Gorilla gorilla gorilla isolate KB3781 chromosome 21, NHGRI_mGorGor1-v2.1_pri, whole genome shotgun sequence encodes these proteins:
- the ASXL1 gene encoding polycomb group protein ASXL1 isoform X6 has protein sequence MKDKQKKKKERTWAEAARLVLENYSDAPMTPKQILQVIEAEGLKEMSGTSPLACLNAMLHSNSRGGEGLFYKLPGRISLFTLKRQDLTLLPRLISNSWPQGILPPMPLKVLGLQKDALQWSRHPATVEGEEPEDTADVESCGSNEASTVSGENDVSLDETSSNASCSTESQSRPLSNPRDSYRASSQVNKQKKKTGVMLPRVVLTPLKVNGAHVESASGQMKRNRGEEIDFETPGSILVNTNLRALINSRTFHALPSHFQQQLLFLLPEVDRQVGTDGLLRLSSSALNNEFFTHAAQSWRERLADGEFTHEMQVRIRQEMEKEKKVEQWKEKFFEDYYGQKLGLTKEESLQQNVGQEEAEIKSGLCVPGESVRIQRGPATRQRDGHFKKRSRPDLRTRARRNLYKKQESEQAGVAKDAKSVASDVPVYKDGEAKTDPAGLSSPHLPGTSSAAPDLEGPEFPVESVASRIQAEPDNLARASASPDRIPSLPQETVDQEPKDQKRKSFEQAASASFPEKKPRLEDRQSFRNTIESVHTEKPQPTKEEPKVPPIRIQLSRIKPPWVVKGQPTYQICPRIIPTTESSCRGWTGARTLADIKARALQVRGARGHHCHREAATTAIGGGGGPGGGGGGATDEGGGRGSSSGDGGEACGHPEPRGGPSTPGKCTSDLQRTQLLPPYPLNGEHTQAGTAMSRARREDLPSLRKEESCLLQRATAGLTDGLGDASQLPVAPTGDQPCQALPLLSSQTSVAERLVEQPQLHPDVRTECESGTTSWESDDEEQGPTVPADNGPIPSLVGDDILEKGTGQALDSHPTMKDPVNVTSSSTPESSPTDCLQNRPFDDELGLGGSCPPMRESDTRQENLKTKALVSNSSVHWIPIPSNDEVVKQPEPESREHVPSVEPQVGEKWEKAAPTPPALPGDLTAEEGLDPLDSLTSLWTVPSRGGNDSNGSYCQQVDIEKLKINGDSEALSPHSESTDTASDFEGHLTEDSSEADTSEAAVTKRSSVDKDEKPNWNQSAPLSKVNGDMRLVTRTDGMVAPQSWVSRVCAVRQKIPDSLLLANTEYQPRAVCLSRPGSSVEATNPLVMQLLQGSLPLEKVLPPAHDDSMSESPQVPLTKEQSHGFLRMGSLHGLGKNSGMVGGSSPSSLRALKEPLLPDSCETGTGLARIEATQAPGAPQKNCKAVPSFDSLHPVTNPITSSRKLEEMDSKEQFSSFSCEDQKEVRAMSQDSNSNAAPGKSPGDLTTSRTPRFSSPNVISFGPEQTGRALGNQSNVTGQGKKLFGSGNVAATLQRPRPADPMPLPAEIPPVFPSGKLGPSTNSMSGGVQTPREDWASKPHAFVGSVKNEKTFVGGPLKANAENRKATGHSPLELVGHLQGMPFVMDLPFWKLPREPGKGLSEPLEPSLPSQLSIKQAFYGKLSKLQLSSTSFNYSSSSPTFPKGLAGSVVQLSHKANFGASHSASLSLQMFTDSSTVESISLQCACSLKAMIMCQGCGAFCHDDCIGPSKLCVLCLVVR, from the exons AAGGATGCCCTGCAGTGGTCTCGCCATCCAGCTACAGTGGAGGGAGAGGAGCCAGAGGACACGGCCGATGTGGAGAGCTGTGGGTCTAATGAAGCCAGCACTGTGAGTGGTGAAAACGATG TATCTCTTGATGAAACATCTTCGAACGCATCCTGTTCTACAGAATCCCAGAGTCGACCTCTTTCCAATCCCAGGGACAGCTACAGAGCTTCCTCACAG gtgaacaaacaaaagaaaaagactggGGTGATGCTGCCTCGAGTTGTCCTGACTCCTCTGAAGGTAAACGGGGCCCACGTGGAATCTGCATCAG GTCAAATGAAGCGCAACAGAGGGGAAGAAATAGATTTTGAGACACCTGGGTCCATTCTCGTCAACACCAACCTGCGTGCCCTGATCAACTCTCGGACCTTCCATGCCTTACCATCACACTTCCAGCAgcagctcctcttcctcctgcctgaAGTAGACAGACAG GTGGGGACGGATGGCCTGTTGCGTCTCAGCAGCAGTGCACTAAATAACGAGTTTTTTACCCATGCGGCTCAGAGCTGGCGGGAGCGCCTGGCTGATG GCGAATTTACTCATGAGATGCAAGTCAGGATACGACAGGaaatggagaaggaaaagaaggtggAACAATGGAAAGAAAAGTTCTTTGAAGACTACTATGGACAGAA gCTGGGTTTGACCAAAGAAGAGTCATTGCAGCAGAACGTGGGCCAGGAGGAGGCTGAAATCAAAAGTGGCTTGTGTGTCCCAGGAGAATCAGTGCGTATACAGCGTGGTCCAGCCACCCGACAGCGAGATGGGCATTTTAAGAAACGCTCTCGGCCAGATCTCCGAACCAGAGCCAGAAGGAATCTGTACAAAAAACAGGAGTCAGAACAAGCAGGGGTTGCTAAGGATGCAAAATCTGTGGCCTCAGATGTTCCCGTCTACAAGGATGGGGAGGCTAAGACTGACCCAGCAGGGCTGAGCAGTCCCCATCTGCCAGgcacatcctctgcagcacccGACCTGGAGGGTCCCGAATTCCCAGTTGAGTCTGTGGCTTCTCGGATCCAGGCTGAGCCAGACAACTTGGCACGTGCCTCTGCATCTCCAGACAGAATTCCTAGCCTGCCTCAGGAAACTGTGGATCAGGAACCCAAGGATCAGAAGAGGAAATCCTTTGAGCAGGCGGCCTCTGCATCCTTTCCCGAAAAGAAGCCCCGGCTTGAAGATCGTCAGTCCTTTCGTAACACAATTGAAAGTGTTCACACCGAAAAGCCACAGCCCACTAAAGAGGAGCCCAAAGTCCCGCCCATCCGG ATTCAACTTTCACGTATCAAACCACCCTGGGTGGTTAAAGGTCAGCCCACTTACCAGATATGCCCCCGGATCATCCCCACCACGGAGTCCTCCTGCCGGGGTTGGACTGGCGCCAGGACCCTCGCAGACATTAAAGCCCGTGCTCTGCAGGTCCGAGGGGCGAGAGGTCACCACTGCCATAGAGAGGCGGCCACCACTGCCATCGGAGGGGGGGGTGGCCCGGGTGGAGGTGGCGGCGGGGCCACCGATGAGGGAGgtggcagaggcagcagcagtggtgatggtggtgaggcCTGTGGCCACCCTGAGCCCAGGGGAGGCCCGAGCACCCCTGGAAAGTGTACGTCAGATCTACAGCGAACACAACTACTGCCGCCTTATCCTCTAAATGGGGAGCATACCCAGGCCGGAACTGCCATGTCCAGAGCTAGGAGAGAGGACCTGCCTTCTCTGAGAAAGGAGGAAAGCTGCCTACTACAGAGGGCTACAGCTGGACTCACAGATGGGCTAGGAGATGCCTCCCAACTCCCCGTTGCTCCCACTGGGGACCAGCCATGCCAGGCCTTGCCCCTACTGTCCTCCCAAACCTCAGTAGCTGAGAGATTAGTGGAGCAGCCTCAGTTGCATCCGGATGTTAGAACTGAATGTGAGTCTGGCACCACTTCCTGGGAAAGTGATGATGAGGAGCAAGGACCCACCGTTCCTGCAGACAATGGTCCCATACCGTCTCTAGTGGGAGATGATATATTAGAGAAAGGAACTGGCCAAGCTCTTGACAGTCATCCCACTATGAAGGATCCTGTAAATGTGACCTCCAGTTCCACACCTGAATCCTCACCGACTGATTGCCTGCAGAACAGACCATTTGATGACGAATtagggcttggtggctcatgccctcCTATGAGGGAAAGTGATACTAGACAAGAAAACTTGAAAACCAAGGCTCTCGTTTCTAACAGTTCTGTGCATTGGATACCCATCCCATCGAATGATGAGGTAGTGAAACAGCCCGAACCAGAATCCAGAGAACACGTACCATCTGTTGAGCCCCAGGTTGGAGAGAAGTGGGAGAAAGCTGCTCCCACCCCTCCTGCATTGCCTGGGGATTTGACAGCTGAGGAGGGTCTAGATCCTCTTGACAGCCTTACTTCACTCTGGACTGTGCCATCTCGAGGAGGCAATGACAGCAATGGCAGTTACTGTCAACAGGTGGACATTGAAAAGCTGAAAATCAACGGAGACTCTGAAGCACTGAGTCCTCACAGTGAGTCCACAGATACAGCCTCTGACTTTGAAGGTCACCTCACGGAGGACAGCAGTGAGGCTGACACTAGTGAAGCTGCAGTGACAAAGCGATCTTCGGTGGACAAGGATGAGAAACCCAATTGGAACCAATCTGCCCCACTGTCCAAGGTGAATGGTGACATGCGTCTGGTTACAAGGACAGATGGGATGGTTGCTCCTCAGAGCTGGGTGTCTCGAGTATGTGCGGTCCGCCAAAAGATCCCAGATTCCCTACTGCTGGCCAATACTGAGTACCAGCCAAGAGCCGTGTGCCTGTCCAGGCCTGGGTCCTCAGTGGAGGCCACTAACCCACTTGTGATGCAGTTGCTGCAGGGTAGCTTGCCCCTAGAGAAGGTTCTTCCACCAGCCCACGATGACAGCATGTCAGAATCCCCACAAGTACCACTTACAAAAGAGCAGAGCCATGGCTTCCTACGCATGGGATCTTTACATGGTCTTGGAAAAAACAGTGGCATGGTTGGTGGAAGCAGCCCCAGTTCTTTAAGGGCTTTGAAGGAGCCTCTTCTACCAGATAGCTGTGAAACAGGCACTGGTCTTGCCAGGATTGAGGCCACCCAGGCTCCTGGAGCACCCCAAAAGAATTGCAAGGCAGTCCCAAGTTTTGACTCCCTCCATCCGGTGACAAATCCCATTACATCCTCTAGGAAACTGGAAGAAATGGATTCCAAAGAGCAGTTCTCTTCCTTTAGCTGTGAAGATCAGAAGGAAGTCCGTGCTATGTCACAGGACAGTAATTCAAATGCTGCTCCAGGAAAGAGCCCAGGAGATCTTACTACCTCGAGAACACCTCGTTTCTCATCTCCAAATGTGATCTCCTTTGGTCCAGAGCAGACAGGTCGGGCCCTGGGTAATCAGAGCAATGTTACAGGCCAAGGGAAGAAGCTTTTTGGCTCTGGGAATGTGGCTGCAACCCTTCAGCGCCCCAGGCCTGCGGACCCGATGCCTCTTCCTGCTGAGATCCCTCCAGTTTTTCCCAGTGGGAAGTTGGGACCAAGCACAAACTCCATGTCTGGTGGGGTACAGACTCCAAGGGAAGACTGGGCTTCAAAGCCACATGCCTTTGTTGGCAGCGTCAAGAATGAGAAGACTTTTGTGGGGGGTCCTCTTAAGGCAAATGCCGAGAACAGGAAAGCCACTGGGCATAGTCCCCTGGAACTGGTGGGTCACTTGCAAGGGATGCCCTTTGTCATGGACTTGCCCTTCTGGAAATTACCCCGAGAGCCAGGGAAGGGGCTCAGTGAGCCTCTGGagccttctctcccctcccaacTCAGCATCAAGCAGGCATTTTATGGGAAGCTTTCTAAACTCCAACTGAGTTCCACCAGCTTTAATTATTCCTCTAGCTCTCCCACCTTTCCCAAAGGCCTTGCTGGAAGTGTGGTGCAGCTGAGCCACAAAGCAAACTTTGGTGCGAGCCACAGTGCATCACTTTCCTTGCAAATGTTCACTGACAGCAGCACGGTGGAAAGCATCTCACTCCAGTGTGCGTGCAGCCTGAAAGCCATGATCATGTGCCAAGGCTGCGGTGCGTTCTGTCACGATGACTGTATTGGACCCTCAAAGCTCTGTGTATTGTGCCTTGTGGTGAGATAA
- the ASXL1 gene encoding polycomb group protein ASXL1 isoform X4, whose amino-acid sequence MKDKQKKKKERTWAEAARLVLENYSDAPMTPKQILQVIEAEGLKEMSGTSPLACLNAMLHSNSRGGEGLFYKLPGRISLFTLKKDALQWSRHPATVEGEEPEDTADVESCGSNEASTVSGENDVSLDETSSNASCSTESQSRPLSNPRDSYRASSQVNKQKKKTGVMLPRVVLTPLKVNGAHVESASGFSGCHADGESGSPSSSSSGSLALGSAAIRGQAEVTQDPAPLLRGFRKPATGQMKRNRGEEIDFETPGSILVNTNLRALINSRTFHALPSHFQQQLLFLLPEVDRQVGTDGLLRLSSSALNNEFFTHAAQSWRERLADGEFTHEMQVRIRQEMEKEKKVEQWKEKFFEDYYGQKLGLTKEESLQQNVGQEEAEIKSGLCVPGESVRIQRGPATRQRDGHFKKRSRPDLRTRARRNLYKKQESEQAGVAKDAKSVASDVPVYKDGEAKTDPAGLSSPHLPGTSSAAPDLEGPEFPVESVASRIQAEPDNLARASASPDRIPSLPQETVDQEPKDQKRKSFEQAASASFPEKKPRLEDRQSFRNTIESVHTEKPQPTKEEPKVPPIRIQLSRIKPPWVVKGQPTYQICPRIIPTTESSCRGWTGARTLADIKARALQVRGARGHHCHREAATTAIGGGGGPGGGGGGATDEGGGRGSSSGDGGEACGHPEPRGGPSTPGKCTSDLQRTQLLPPYPLNGEHTQAGTAMSRARREDLPSLRKEESCLLQRATAGLTDGLGDASQLPVAPTGDQPCQALPLLSSQTSVAERLVEQPQLHPDVRTECESGTTSWESDDEEQGPTVPADNGPIPSLVGDDILEKGTGQALDSHPTMKDPVNVTSSSTPESSPTDCLQNRPFDDELGLGGSCPPMRESDTRQENLKTKALVSNSSVHWIPIPSNDEVVKQPEPESREHVPSVEPQVGEKWEKAAPTPPALPGDLTAEEGLDPLDSLTSLWTVPSRGGNDSNGSYCQQVDIEKLKINGDSEALSPHSESTDTASDFEGHLTEDSSEADTSEAAVTKRSSVDKDEKPNWNQSAPLSKVNGDMRLVTRTDGMVAPQSWVSRVCAVRQKIPDSLLLANTEYQPRAVCLSRPGSSVEATNPLVMQLLQGSLPLEKVLPPAHDDSMSESPQVPLTKEQSHGFLRMGSLHGLGKNSGMVGGSSPSSLRALKEPLLPDSCETGTGLARIEATQAPGAPQKNCKAVPSFDSLHPVTNPITSSRKLEEMDSKEQFSSFSCEDQKEVRAMSQDSNSNAAPGKSPGDLTTSRTPRFSSPNVISFGPEQTGRALGNQSNVTGQGKKLFGSGNVAATLQRPRPADPMPLPAEIPPVFPSGKLGPSTNSMSGGVQTPREDWASKPHAFVGSVKNEKTFVGGPLKANAENRKATGHSPLELVGHLQGMPFVMDLPFWKLPREPGKGLSEPLEPSLPSQLSIKQAFYGKLSKLQLSSTSFNYSSSSPTFPKGLAGSVVQLSHKANFGASHSASLSLQMFTDSSTVESISLQCACSLKAMIMCQGCGAFCHDDCIGPSKLCVLCLVVR is encoded by the exons AAGGATGCCCTGCAGTGGTCTCGCCATCCAGCTACAGTGGAGGGAGAGGAGCCAGAGGACACGGCCGATGTGGAGAGCTGTGGGTCTAATGAAGCCAGCACTGTGAGTGGTGAAAACGATG TATCTCTTGATGAAACATCTTCGAACGCATCCTGTTCTACAGAATCCCAGAGTCGACCTCTTTCCAATCCCAGGGACAGCTACAGAGCTTCCTCACAG gtgaacaaacaaaagaaaaagactggGGTGATGCTGCCTCGAGTTGTCCTGACTCCTCTGAAGGTAAACGGGGCCCACGTGGAATCTGCATCAG GGTTCTCGGGCTGCCACGCCGATGGCGAGAGCGGCAGCCCgtccagcagcagcagcggctcTCTGGCCCTGGGCAGCGCTGCTATTCGTGGCCAGGCCGAGGTCACCCAGGACCCTGCCCCGCTCCTGAGAGGCTTCCGGAAGCCAGCCACAG GTCAAATGAAGCGCAACAGAGGGGAAGAAATAGATTTTGAGACACCTGGGTCCATTCTCGTCAACACCAACCTGCGTGCCCTGATCAACTCTCGGACCTTCCATGCCTTACCATCACACTTCCAGCAgcagctcctcttcctcctgcctgaAGTAGACAGACAG GTGGGGACGGATGGCCTGTTGCGTCTCAGCAGCAGTGCACTAAATAACGAGTTTTTTACCCATGCGGCTCAGAGCTGGCGGGAGCGCCTGGCTGATG GCGAATTTACTCATGAGATGCAAGTCAGGATACGACAGGaaatggagaaggaaaagaaggtggAACAATGGAAAGAAAAGTTCTTTGAAGACTACTATGGACAGAA gCTGGGTTTGACCAAAGAAGAGTCATTGCAGCAGAACGTGGGCCAGGAGGAGGCTGAAATCAAAAGTGGCTTGTGTGTCCCAGGAGAATCAGTGCGTATACAGCGTGGTCCAGCCACCCGACAGCGAGATGGGCATTTTAAGAAACGCTCTCGGCCAGATCTCCGAACCAGAGCCAGAAGGAATCTGTACAAAAAACAGGAGTCAGAACAAGCAGGGGTTGCTAAGGATGCAAAATCTGTGGCCTCAGATGTTCCCGTCTACAAGGATGGGGAGGCTAAGACTGACCCAGCAGGGCTGAGCAGTCCCCATCTGCCAGgcacatcctctgcagcacccGACCTGGAGGGTCCCGAATTCCCAGTTGAGTCTGTGGCTTCTCGGATCCAGGCTGAGCCAGACAACTTGGCACGTGCCTCTGCATCTCCAGACAGAATTCCTAGCCTGCCTCAGGAAACTGTGGATCAGGAACCCAAGGATCAGAAGAGGAAATCCTTTGAGCAGGCGGCCTCTGCATCCTTTCCCGAAAAGAAGCCCCGGCTTGAAGATCGTCAGTCCTTTCGTAACACAATTGAAAGTGTTCACACCGAAAAGCCACAGCCCACTAAAGAGGAGCCCAAAGTCCCGCCCATCCGG ATTCAACTTTCACGTATCAAACCACCCTGGGTGGTTAAAGGTCAGCCCACTTACCAGATATGCCCCCGGATCATCCCCACCACGGAGTCCTCCTGCCGGGGTTGGACTGGCGCCAGGACCCTCGCAGACATTAAAGCCCGTGCTCTGCAGGTCCGAGGGGCGAGAGGTCACCACTGCCATAGAGAGGCGGCCACCACTGCCATCGGAGGGGGGGGTGGCCCGGGTGGAGGTGGCGGCGGGGCCACCGATGAGGGAGgtggcagaggcagcagcagtggtgatggtggtgaggcCTGTGGCCACCCTGAGCCCAGGGGAGGCCCGAGCACCCCTGGAAAGTGTACGTCAGATCTACAGCGAACACAACTACTGCCGCCTTATCCTCTAAATGGGGAGCATACCCAGGCCGGAACTGCCATGTCCAGAGCTAGGAGAGAGGACCTGCCTTCTCTGAGAAAGGAGGAAAGCTGCCTACTACAGAGGGCTACAGCTGGACTCACAGATGGGCTAGGAGATGCCTCCCAACTCCCCGTTGCTCCCACTGGGGACCAGCCATGCCAGGCCTTGCCCCTACTGTCCTCCCAAACCTCAGTAGCTGAGAGATTAGTGGAGCAGCCTCAGTTGCATCCGGATGTTAGAACTGAATGTGAGTCTGGCACCACTTCCTGGGAAAGTGATGATGAGGAGCAAGGACCCACCGTTCCTGCAGACAATGGTCCCATACCGTCTCTAGTGGGAGATGATATATTAGAGAAAGGAACTGGCCAAGCTCTTGACAGTCATCCCACTATGAAGGATCCTGTAAATGTGACCTCCAGTTCCACACCTGAATCCTCACCGACTGATTGCCTGCAGAACAGACCATTTGATGACGAATtagggcttggtggctcatgccctcCTATGAGGGAAAGTGATACTAGACAAGAAAACTTGAAAACCAAGGCTCTCGTTTCTAACAGTTCTGTGCATTGGATACCCATCCCATCGAATGATGAGGTAGTGAAACAGCCCGAACCAGAATCCAGAGAACACGTACCATCTGTTGAGCCCCAGGTTGGAGAGAAGTGGGAGAAAGCTGCTCCCACCCCTCCTGCATTGCCTGGGGATTTGACAGCTGAGGAGGGTCTAGATCCTCTTGACAGCCTTACTTCACTCTGGACTGTGCCATCTCGAGGAGGCAATGACAGCAATGGCAGTTACTGTCAACAGGTGGACATTGAAAAGCTGAAAATCAACGGAGACTCTGAAGCACTGAGTCCTCACAGTGAGTCCACAGATACAGCCTCTGACTTTGAAGGTCACCTCACGGAGGACAGCAGTGAGGCTGACACTAGTGAAGCTGCAGTGACAAAGCGATCTTCGGTGGACAAGGATGAGAAACCCAATTGGAACCAATCTGCCCCACTGTCCAAGGTGAATGGTGACATGCGTCTGGTTACAAGGACAGATGGGATGGTTGCTCCTCAGAGCTGGGTGTCTCGAGTATGTGCGGTCCGCCAAAAGATCCCAGATTCCCTACTGCTGGCCAATACTGAGTACCAGCCAAGAGCCGTGTGCCTGTCCAGGCCTGGGTCCTCAGTGGAGGCCACTAACCCACTTGTGATGCAGTTGCTGCAGGGTAGCTTGCCCCTAGAGAAGGTTCTTCCACCAGCCCACGATGACAGCATGTCAGAATCCCCACAAGTACCACTTACAAAAGAGCAGAGCCATGGCTTCCTACGCATGGGATCTTTACATGGTCTTGGAAAAAACAGTGGCATGGTTGGTGGAAGCAGCCCCAGTTCTTTAAGGGCTTTGAAGGAGCCTCTTCTACCAGATAGCTGTGAAACAGGCACTGGTCTTGCCAGGATTGAGGCCACCCAGGCTCCTGGAGCACCCCAAAAGAATTGCAAGGCAGTCCCAAGTTTTGACTCCCTCCATCCGGTGACAAATCCCATTACATCCTCTAGGAAACTGGAAGAAATGGATTCCAAAGAGCAGTTCTCTTCCTTTAGCTGTGAAGATCAGAAGGAAGTCCGTGCTATGTCACAGGACAGTAATTCAAATGCTGCTCCAGGAAAGAGCCCAGGAGATCTTACTACCTCGAGAACACCTCGTTTCTCATCTCCAAATGTGATCTCCTTTGGTCCAGAGCAGACAGGTCGGGCCCTGGGTAATCAGAGCAATGTTACAGGCCAAGGGAAGAAGCTTTTTGGCTCTGGGAATGTGGCTGCAACCCTTCAGCGCCCCAGGCCTGCGGACCCGATGCCTCTTCCTGCTGAGATCCCTCCAGTTTTTCCCAGTGGGAAGTTGGGACCAAGCACAAACTCCATGTCTGGTGGGGTACAGACTCCAAGGGAAGACTGGGCTTCAAAGCCACATGCCTTTGTTGGCAGCGTCAAGAATGAGAAGACTTTTGTGGGGGGTCCTCTTAAGGCAAATGCCGAGAACAGGAAAGCCACTGGGCATAGTCCCCTGGAACTGGTGGGTCACTTGCAAGGGATGCCCTTTGTCATGGACTTGCCCTTCTGGAAATTACCCCGAGAGCCAGGGAAGGGGCTCAGTGAGCCTCTGGagccttctctcccctcccaacTCAGCATCAAGCAGGCATTTTATGGGAAGCTTTCTAAACTCCAACTGAGTTCCACCAGCTTTAATTATTCCTCTAGCTCTCCCACCTTTCCCAAAGGCCTTGCTGGAAGTGTGGTGCAGCTGAGCCACAAAGCAAACTTTGGTGCGAGCCACAGTGCATCACTTTCCTTGCAAATGTTCACTGACAGCAGCACGGTGGAAAGCATCTCACTCCAGTGTGCGTGCAGCCTGAAAGCCATGATCATGTGCCAAGGCTGCGGTGCGTTCTGTCACGATGACTGTATTGGACCCTCAAAGCTCTGTGTATTGTGCCTTGTGGTGAGATAA